One Pseudomonadales bacterium genomic region harbors:
- the ftsE gene encoding cell division ATP-binding protein FtsE — protein MIVFENVSKRYENGYDALSQVNFNLAAGEMAFLTGHSGAGKSTLLKLLLLMDRCTRGQVSVGGQNLNRIRRRQIPYYRRKIGLVFQDHQLLFDRSVFDNVALPMVIAGAQKRDVGRRVRAALDKVGLLSKEKLNPMALSGGEQQRVGIARAVVNKPDLILADEPTGNLDPKLSAEIMRLFELFNQVGVTVLVATHDLALIARLNHRILTLQKGRLINDGR, from the coding sequence ATGATTGTCTTTGAAAACGTCAGTAAGCGATACGAAAATGGGTACGACGCACTTAGCCAAGTTAACTTTAACCTGGCGGCGGGAGAAATGGCGTTTCTCACCGGGCACTCCGGGGCCGGTAAAAGTACACTATTGAAGCTGCTGCTATTAATGGATCGCTGCACCCGTGGTCAGGTTTCAGTAGGCGGACAAAATCTGAATAGAATTCGTCGCCGTCAAATTCCCTACTATCGCCGCAAAATTGGGTTAGTGTTTCAAGACCATCAATTATTATTTGATCGTTCGGTTTTCGATAACGTTGCGTTGCCAATGGTAATTGCTGGTGCGCAAAAGCGCGATGTCGGGCGACGCGTGCGCGCTGCTCTGGATAAGGTGGGCTTGTTGAGCAAAGAAAAATTGAACCCTATGGCCTTGTCCGGTGGTGAACAGCAACGGGTGGGTATAGCGCGCGCGGTGGTGAATAAGCCGGATTTGATCTTAGCGGATGAGCCGACGGGTAATCTTGATCCTAAGCTTTCGGCGGAAATCATGCGGTTATTTGAGCTGTTTAATCAGGTAGGCGTTACCGTGCTGGTTGCAACCCACGATCTGGCGCTCATTGCGCGCTTGAATCACCGCATATTGACTCTGCAAAAGGGTCGATTAATCAACGACGGCCGTTGA
- the ftsY gene encoding signal recognition particle-docking protein FtsY: protein MEATGLILLALLVLLWVIDVAARRQRKRVPGTGQKRSISAPAIPDVEGKAVASGEKESDPVSTVIAEAPLKLAETSASAPSAESDESVLARMKRGLKRTHGNLVDGLASLVLGQKTINEDLLEEIEAQLLLADVGVEATNHIVQVLTASLKRSDLADSDALYQALKNELRELLAPCTAPLDLGARTGPFVVLMVGVNGAGKTTTIGKLAKRFQNDGLKVMLAAGDTFRAAAVEQLEEWGRRNDVPVVAQHTGADSASVIYDALESARARGIDVLIADTAGRLQNKDNLMAELSKIKRVMAKLDEQAPHEVMLVLDAGTGQNALSQAKLFNEAVGVTGITLTKLDGTAKGGVIFAVAKQMSLPIRFIGVGEKIDDLRPFDADQFVAALFD from the coding sequence ATTGAAGCTACAGGGCTGATATTGTTGGCGCTGTTAGTACTATTATGGGTAATTGATGTTGCTGCTAGACGTCAGCGCAAGCGAGTTCCTGGCACCGGGCAGAAACGGTCGATATCCGCCCCTGCTATACCAGATGTTGAGGGAAAGGCCGTTGCAAGCGGCGAAAAAGAGTCAGATCCCGTAAGCACAGTCATTGCGGAAGCGCCATTAAAATTGGCAGAAACGTCTGCATCTGCTCCTTCCGCTGAGTCAGATGAATCTGTTTTAGCGCGGATGAAGCGGGGATTAAAGCGTACTCATGGCAATCTTGTGGACGGATTGGCAAGTCTGGTGCTGGGCCAGAAAACGATCAATGAAGATCTGCTCGAAGAAATTGAGGCGCAGCTATTGCTTGCGGATGTCGGTGTAGAGGCGACAAATCATATTGTGCAGGTTTTAACGGCCTCGCTTAAGCGATCTGATTTGGCTGACTCAGATGCGCTTTATCAGGCATTAAAAAACGAATTACGAGAATTGCTGGCACCCTGCACCGCCCCACTTGATCTGGGCGCAAGGACAGGCCCCTTCGTGGTTCTGATGGTTGGTGTTAATGGTGCTGGAAAAACCACTACAATTGGTAAATTAGCCAAGCGATTTCAAAATGATGGCTTGAAAGTTATGCTCGCGGCAGGTGATACGTTTAGAGCGGCAGCAGTCGAACAATTGGAGGAATGGGGTCGTCGTAATGACGTTCCTGTCGTTGCACAGCACACCGGCGCAGATAGCGCCTCCGTGATCTATGATGCGTTAGAATCAGCGCGTGCGCGTGGTATTGATGTGTTGATTGCGGATACGGCAGGACGTCTGCAAAATAAAGACAACCTGATGGCTGAGCTGAGCAAAATTAAAAGGGTAATGGCTAAGTTGGATGAGCAAGCGCCGCATGAAGTGATGCTCGTGTTGGATGCGGGTACCGGGCAAAATGCCTTGAGTCAGGCGAAACTTTTCAATGAGGCGGTAGGTGTGACTGGCATTACTTTGACTAAACTGGATGGAACTGCGAAGGGCGGCGTCATTTTTGCGGTGGCAAAGCAAATGAGCTTGCCAATTCGCTTCATCGGTGTGGGGGAGAAAATTGATGACCTCAGACCTTTTGATGCGGATCAATTTGTGGCGGCGTTATTTGATTAG
- the rsmD gene encoding 16S rRNA (guanine(966)-N(2))-methyltransferase RsmD codes for MSRKSRSLPVSSKKPNSLRIIGGQWRGRKLLFPDLPGLRPTPDRVRETLFNWLTPIIHDARCLDLFTGSGALSLEALSRGASHATLIDQASKAISQLQLHLATLNCQSAQLVQANTLEWLTRISTNQVEPYDIIFIDPPFHQNLVELSCAAIAEKNLLRPKAMVYIEIEATTPLAIPSSWSVFRQIKAGQVTGYLCTNT; via the coding sequence ATGTCACGTAAATCCAGATCTCTACCCGTTTCTTCTAAAAAGCCTAATAGCTTACGTATCATTGGCGGGCAATGGCGGGGGCGCAAACTCCTGTTCCCTGATTTACCCGGTCTGCGGCCTACCCCCGACCGGGTGCGCGAAACTCTTTTTAACTGGCTAACGCCAATTATTCATGATGCCCGCTGTCTTGACCTTTTTACTGGCAGCGGCGCACTCAGTCTAGAGGCTCTTTCCAGAGGCGCTAGCCATGCCACTCTTATTGATCAGGCCAGCAAAGCGATATCTCAATTACAACTTCACTTAGCGACTCTCAATTGCCAATCCGCGCAGCTCGTCCAAGCCAACACTCTCGAGTGGCTGACGCGAATATCCACCAACCAGGTTGAGCCTTACGACATTATTTTTATCGATCCCCCCTTCCACCAGAATTTGGTTGAGCTGAGCTGCGCCGCCATCGCAGAGAAAAACCTATTGCGACCAAAAGCTATGGTTTATATTGAAATTGAGGCTACTACGCCGCTAGCTATTCCAAGCAGTTGGAGTGTTTTTCGCCAGATAAAAGCAGGGCAGGTCACTGGCTATTTATGCACGAATACCTAA
- the coaD gene encoding pantetheine-phosphate adenylyltransferase: MTKTAIYPGTFDPITNGHTDLVERAAKLFDHIIVAIAASTKKGPLLSLETRVELAQKVLSHLDNVEVCSFNILFTRFAKQRNSTIVIRGLRAVSDFEFEFQLANMNRAQYPELESVFMTPSEKYSYISSTLIREIASLDGDVSQFVHPLVEQALKEHYK, from the coding sequence ATGACAAAAACCGCTATTTATCCAGGCACATTCGACCCTATCACTAACGGTCACACCGATTTAGTAGAGCGTGCAGCGAAACTTTTTGATCACATTATTGTAGCGATCGCCGCCAGTACCAAAAAGGGGCCATTACTCTCCCTTGAAACGCGCGTCGAATTAGCGCAAAAGGTTTTATCGCATTTGGATAATGTTGAAGTCTGTAGTTTCAATATTCTTTTTACACGTTTCGCCAAGCAGCGAAATTCTACTATCGTAATCCGCGGCCTCCGTGCCGTTTCTGATTTTGAATTCGAATTCCAATTGGCGAATATGAATCGCGCACAATACCCGGAACTGGAGAGCGTCTTCATGACCCCTTCAGAAAAATACTCATATATTTCCTCAACCCTTATCAGGGAAATCGCTTCTCTCGATGGCGATGTCTCTCAATTTGTACACCCTCTGGTAGAGCAAGCCCTCAAAGAACATTATAAATAG
- a CDS encoding YfhL family 4Fe-4S dicluster ferredoxin, translating to MALMITAECINCDVCEPECPNNAIYPGTEIYEIDPERCTECIGHYDEPQCVEVCPVDCIPLNPAYPESKAALKAKYQKLSTNA from the coding sequence ATGGCGCTAATGATTACAGCAGAATGCATTAACTGCGACGTCTGCGAGCCAGAGTGTCCGAATAATGCCATTTATCCTGGCACAGAAATCTATGAAATTGACCCGGAGCGCTGTACAGAATGCATCGGCCACTATGATGAACCCCAATGCGTAGAAGTCTGCCCGGTAGATTGTATCCCCCTCAATCCTGCCTACCCGGAGTCAAAGGCCGCGCTAAAGGCCAAGTACCAGAAACTCTCTACTAATGCTTAG
- the mutM gene encoding bifunctional DNA-formamidopyrimidine glycosylase/DNA-(apurinic or apyrimidinic site) lyase, with protein sequence MPELPEVETTRRGIEPYVLGRSITAVVVRQPKLRWPMPDRLASLLQGHCIRTLDRRGKYLLFGLSTGTLIAHLGMSGSLRLVTEDVLVGAHDHLDIRFDSGRVLRYTDPRRFGAILWTEQDPLQHSLLHPLGPEPLEAEFDGDYLHRLSRGRGLPIKSFIMDSHVVVGVGNIYANEALFLAGIYPKRAAGKISLSRYRHLAEVIKTVLAQAIAEGGTTLRDFVGGDGKPGYFKQSLNVYGRGGMDCITCHSPLREIRLGQRTTVYCTQCQR encoded by the coding sequence ATGCCAGAATTACCTGAAGTGGAAACGACACGCCGTGGTATCGAGCCTTATGTGCTGGGTAGGTCGATAACAGCGGTGGTTGTTAGGCAACCAAAACTACGCTGGCCAATGCCGGATAGACTGGCATCGTTGCTGCAGGGACATTGTATTCGCACTTTAGATCGTCGTGGGAAATATCTGTTGTTTGGCTTGAGTACAGGAACACTGATTGCCCATTTAGGTATGTCCGGTAGTTTAAGACTGGTTACTGAGGATGTTTTGGTTGGTGCACATGATCATCTGGATATCAGGTTTGATTCTGGTCGTGTGCTGCGTTATACGGATCCAAGGCGTTTTGGCGCGATCCTGTGGACTGAACAGGACCCTCTACAGCATAGCCTGTTGCATCCGCTCGGGCCAGAGCCGCTGGAAGCGGAGTTTGATGGTGATTACCTGCATCGACTATCGAGAGGGCGTGGCTTACCAATAAAGTCCTTCATTATGGATAGTCACGTGGTGGTTGGCGTGGGCAATATCTACGCCAATGAAGCACTTTTCCTGGCGGGTATTTATCCCAAGCGGGCAGCAGGAAAGATCAGTTTGTCGCGTTATCGACACCTTGCCGAGGTAATAAAAACTGTGTTGGCGCAGGCTATCGCAGAAGGTGGTACCACATTACGAGATTTTGTGGGCGGTGATGGTAAACCAGGGTATTTTAAGCAGTCATTAAATGTGTATGGCCGAGGTGGTATGGACTGCATAACCTGTCATTCACCATTACGGGAAATTCGACTTGGGCAGCGCACTACGGTTTATTGCACGCAATGCCAGCGCTAA
- a CDS encoding LysR family transcriptional regulator — translation MENRLSRIDLNLLIALQILLEERNVTRSAERLFITQPAMSKTLQRLRILFDDPLFTRTAHGLIPTPKAEQLQQPLTKVLDMMEAAIFTPEFDPSLAEGFIHISVPETVAIGAIPMLLKRIHDNAPNVKLQTRNILDSHMDLLASGALDFSIYIKQDQKNDFEFYPLGTNTAVCWIRDKHPLAKKKVLDREDIISYPHVALYLPNITDRDLLQVEKTFANAGIHRQTILETTQLLTAMEVLSLSDSLMLGPKYLAEFRLTKGHFVSKPFNIPELNELRLDLCLIQHRRTLNSPLHKWIRQQLIEIFEAAASRL, via the coding sequence ATGGAAAATCGATTATCCCGAATTGACCTCAATTTACTCATTGCGCTACAGATACTACTGGAGGAGCGCAATGTCACACGTTCAGCAGAACGGCTCTTTATTACTCAGCCAGCGATGAGCAAGACGCTACAGCGCTTGCGTATTCTATTTGATGATCCTTTATTTACTCGAACAGCTCACGGCTTAATTCCAACCCCCAAGGCAGAGCAATTACAGCAGCCACTTACAAAGGTGCTGGATATGATGGAAGCAGCCATTTTTACACCTGAATTTGACCCTTCTCTTGCGGAAGGCTTCATCCATATTTCCGTACCAGAAACGGTGGCGATAGGTGCAATTCCAATGCTGCTGAAACGCATCCATGATAATGCCCCGAACGTAAAACTACAGACCCGTAATATTCTCGATAGCCATATGGATTTGCTAGCCTCCGGCGCATTAGATTTTTCAATCTACATAAAACAAGATCAGAAGAACGATTTTGAATTCTACCCTCTAGGCACGAACACAGCAGTGTGTTGGATCCGCGACAAACACCCTTTAGCCAAGAAAAAGGTGTTAGATCGTGAAGATATAATCAGTTATCCACATGTCGCTCTCTATCTACCGAATATCACCGACCGCGATCTGTTACAAGTCGAAAAAACTTTCGCAAATGCCGGCATTCATCGACAGACTATTCTGGAAACCACTCAGCTCTTGACGGCAATGGAAGTTTTGAGCCTGAGCGACTCGCTAATGCTCGGACCAAAATACTTAGCGGAGTTTCGTCTTACCAAAGGACACTTTGTCTCGAAGCCATTCAATATTCCAGAGCTTAACGAATTGCGTTTAGACCTATGCCTTATTCAGCATCGACGCACACTCAATTCACCCTTACACAAATGGATTCGACAACAACTCATAGAAATTTTTGAGGCCGCAGCCTCAAGGCTTTAG